The Citrifermentans bemidjiense Bem genome window below encodes:
- a CDS encoding phosphoglycerate kinase, whose translation MSIRYIDEIENLSGKKLFMRVDFNVPLDDHQNITEDTRIRAVLPSINYALDQKAKIILASHLGRPKGERKEKYSMAPAAKRLSRLLGKEVKLASDCIGDEVKAMINAMQPGDVIMLENVRFYAGEEKNDADFAKALANDCDVYVNDAFAVSHRAHASVEAITNCFPVVAAGFLMKNEMNYFEKAMKNPIRPLVAILGGAKVSGKIEVLENLCDKVDKIIIGGGMAFTFLKGMGYNVGKSLVEDNLIDTAMKTYEKARAQGVKFYLPVDCVVADQFNPAAETKVCPIQEIPEGWMALDVGPATVTLFTEALQNAKTIVWNGPMGVFEMDAFSRGTFAMVSAVANSYALTIVGGGDTDVAVHRAGEYAKISYISTGGGAFLELLEGKKLPGIKVLEDKGHQ comes from the coding sequence ATGTCAATCCGCTATATCGATGAGATCGAAAACCTGTCCGGCAAGAAGCTCTTCATGCGCGTGGACTTCAACGTGCCGCTGGACGACCACCAGAACATCACCGAGGACACACGGATTCGCGCCGTCCTCCCCTCCATCAATTATGCCCTCGACCAAAAGGCCAAGATCATCCTCGCTTCGCACCTTGGGCGCCCCAAGGGTGAGCGCAAGGAAAAATACTCCATGGCTCCCGCAGCCAAGCGCCTCTCCAGGCTTCTGGGCAAGGAAGTGAAACTGGCGTCCGACTGCATCGGGGACGAGGTGAAGGCTATGATCAACGCCATGCAGCCCGGCGACGTGATCATGCTGGAGAACGTCCGTTTCTACGCCGGCGAAGAGAAAAACGACGCCGACTTCGCCAAGGCCCTCGCCAACGACTGCGACGTCTATGTCAACGACGCCTTCGCAGTTTCCCACCGGGCCCACGCCTCGGTCGAGGCCATCACCAACTGCTTCCCCGTGGTGGCTGCCGGCTTCCTGATGAAAAACGAGATGAATTACTTCGAAAAGGCCATGAAGAACCCGATCCGCCCCCTGGTCGCCATCCTGGGCGGCGCCAAGGTCTCCGGCAAGATCGAGGTGCTTGAGAACCTCTGCGACAAGGTCGACAAGATCATCATCGGCGGCGGCATGGCCTTCACCTTCCTCAAGGGGATGGGCTACAACGTGGGCAAATCGCTGGTAGAGGACAACCTGATAGATACGGCGATGAAGACCTACGAGAAGGCGCGCGCCCAGGGGGTCAAGTTCTACCTTCCCGTAGACTGCGTCGTGGCCGATCAGTTCAATCCGGCAGCCGAGACCAAGGTCTGCCCGATCCAGGAGATCCCTGAAGGGTGGATGGCGCTCGACGTCGGCCCCGCCACCGTCACCCTCTTCACCGAGGCGCTGCAAAACGCGAAGACCATCGTCTGGAACGGGCCGATGGGGGTGTTCGAGATGGATGCCTTCTCCCGCGGCACCTTCGCCATGGTCTCCGCCGTAGCCAACTCCTACGCGCTTACCATCGTCGGCGGCGGTGACACCGACGTCGCTGTGCATCGCGCTGGCGAGTACGCAAAGATCAGCTACATCTCCACCGGCGGCGGCGCGTTCCTCGAACTACTCGAAGGGAAGAAGCTCCCCGGCATAAAGGTCCTGGAAGACAAGGGGCACCAATAA
- the tpiA gene encoding triose-phosphate isomerase yields MRKPVIAGNWKLFKTKNEALALIEELAPLVSGVDSVEIVVAPVFTVLPTLPAALAGTGISLAAQDVFWEEEGAFTGEVSPRMLLDAGASHVIIGHSERRQYFGETEETVNKKVKAALKGALVPIVCIGETLEAREAGDTFKVLERQLKGGLEGLTGTQFAPVIVAYEPVWAIGTGKVASDDQAQEAHAFIRGVIAGLFGKSAADKVRILYGGSVKPDNVKGLMSRPDIDGALVGGASLKGASFASIVRYSE; encoded by the coding sequence ATGCGCAAGCCGGTCATAGCAGGCAACTGGAAACTGTTCAAGACTAAGAACGAGGCGCTCGCACTGATAGAAGAATTGGCACCGCTGGTTTCCGGCGTGGACAGCGTGGAGATCGTGGTGGCGCCGGTGTTCACCGTGCTCCCCACCCTCCCCGCTGCGCTCGCCGGCACCGGCATAAGCCTTGCCGCCCAGGACGTATTCTGGGAAGAAGAAGGCGCCTTTACCGGCGAAGTTTCGCCGCGCATGCTTCTCGATGCCGGTGCAAGCCACGTCATCATCGGCCATTCCGAACGCCGGCAGTATTTCGGCGAGACCGAGGAAACGGTCAACAAGAAGGTGAAGGCCGCACTCAAAGGGGCGCTTGTCCCCATCGTGTGCATCGGCGAAACCCTGGAAGCGCGCGAAGCTGGCGATACCTTCAAGGTGCTGGAGCGCCAGCTGAAGGGTGGGCTCGAGGGGCTGACAGGGACACAGTTCGCGCCGGTCATCGTAGCCTACGAGCCGGTCTGGGCCATCGGCACCGGCAAGGTCGCCTCCGACGACCAGGCGCAGGAGGCACATGCCTTCATTCGCGGGGTCATCGCAGGACTCTTCGGCAAGTCGGCGGCGGATAAAGTGAGGATTCTCTACGGCGGCTCCGTGAAGCCGGATAACGTGAAAGGACTCATGTCGCGCCCTGACATAGACGGTGCGCTCGTGGGAGGCGCAAGTCTCAAAGGCGCATCTTTTGCCTCAATCGTGCGTTACAGTGAATAA
- the secG gene encoding preprotein translocase subunit SecG translates to MTILLVTLHIVVCFALIVVVLLQSGKGAEMGASFGASGSQSVFGAGGGSTFMSKLTTSAAIIFMLTSLALAFASGKGGGSSIMSKAPKAKPAPMGGLPLQQPVAPAAPGKTAAPAAPAAPAVPTAPAAPAQK, encoded by the coding sequence ATGACAATTCTACTGGTAACCCTGCATATCGTGGTATGTTTTGCCCTCATCGTCGTGGTCCTGCTGCAGTCCGGCAAGGGGGCCGAGATGGGTGCATCCTTTGGCGCCAGCGGCAGCCAGTCGGTTTTCGGCGCTGGCGGCGGCAGCACCTTCATGAGCAAACTGACCACAAGTGCAGCAATCATTTTCATGCTTACCTCCCTGGCACTGGCTTTTGCTTCCGGCAAAGGCGGCGGCTCTTCCATCATGTCGAAAGCCCCCAAGGCTAAGCCGGCACCGATGGGCGGCTTGCCGCTGCAGCAGCCGGTCGCACCGGCAGCACCGGGTAAAACAGCAGCACCTGCAGCCCCCGCTGCTCCCGCAGTACCTACAGCACCCGCAGCACCGGCACAGAAGTAG
- a CDS encoding ferritin-like domain-containing protein, which yields MKDTQEAIRQAIQTEKNAMNFYEIGAKQMKDKEAKRLFEQLAREEKEHALQFFRAYTGTDLGSFDEFIASPPQNEALWVNSIQKVIGPDFTEQKALEYAMEKETHLEKALRETAARITDPAIKEIFILNANETHNHYLTIESEYSRIMAMVDESDMDTFVRE from the coding sequence ATGAAAGACACACAAGAGGCGATCAGGCAGGCAATTCAGACAGAGAAGAACGCAATGAACTTCTACGAAATCGGCGCCAAGCAGATGAAAGACAAGGAGGCGAAAAGGCTCTTCGAACAGCTGGCCAGAGAGGAGAAGGAGCACGCCTTACAGTTCTTCCGGGCCTACACCGGCACCGACCTCGGTAGCTTTGACGAGTTCATAGCCTCTCCCCCGCAGAACGAGGCGTTGTGGGTCAACTCCATCCAGAAGGTGATCGGCCCCGACTTCACCGAGCAGAAAGCCCTTGAGTACGCCATGGAGAAAGAGACCCACCTGGAGAAGGCGCTCAGGGAAACAGCCGCGAGGATCACCGACCCAGCCATCAAAGAGATCTTCATTCTTAACGCGAATGAGACCCACAACCACTACCTGACCATCGAGTCAGAGTATTCCCGCATTATGGCTATGGTAGACGAGTCAGACATGGACACCTTTGTAAGGGAGTAA
- a CDS encoding PilW family protein: MRNDNGYTLAEMLVAMGIFLFVILAANQAFQRIVALSSQNSSSLVSNIEGVVGLELLRYDIEHAGYGLPWRFQSYTGAIVFRNLGGSANAEVIAANGALAQGMDSASLNAVDSGDIRALAAGTCSKEVNGSDTANVSGGPDYLVVRSGMAALNRGTGDVSRKWSYLNYSSTGTENQSYLKKWYNAEDLGPGDRATAILSIFTTSGAEEKILLMDGLDFEVKIGAGGALPAGESFKPADGSHIVTAYGLANSPGLGSVLRMPYHRTDYYLSRPASAPPTCNPGTGILYKAVVDQATGRFATPYPLLNCVADLQVEFEYDAKDDGDISYLSGSTLNSYDAADIRDHVKVVRVYLLVQEGRRDDSFKYSGDSIQVGDRARPTTSGRTLSATEMATLFTNDWRKYRWKLYTIVTRPKNLVQ, encoded by the coding sequence ATGCGAAACGACAACGGCTACACCCTGGCGGAGATGCTGGTCGCCATGGGGATCTTCCTCTTCGTGATCCTGGCGGCAAACCAGGCGTTCCAGCGCATTGTCGCGCTCTCCTCCCAAAACTCGTCGTCATTGGTCAGTAACATCGAGGGGGTCGTGGGGCTGGAGCTATTGCGCTACGACATCGAGCACGCCGGCTATGGCCTCCCCTGGCGCTTTCAGAGCTACACCGGGGCCATTGTCTTTCGAAACCTGGGGGGAAGCGCTAATGCCGAGGTGATTGCGGCGAACGGGGCGCTGGCGCAGGGGATGGATTCCGCCTCCCTCAACGCCGTCGACAGCGGCGACATCCGGGCCCTGGCGGCCGGAACCTGCAGCAAGGAAGTAAACGGCAGCGATACGGCCAACGTCAGCGGCGGTCCGGACTATCTCGTGGTCCGCTCGGGCATGGCGGCCCTCAACCGGGGCACCGGCGATGTGAGCCGCAAGTGGAGCTACCTGAACTATTCCTCGACCGGTACGGAAAATCAGAGCTACCTCAAGAAGTGGTACAACGCCGAGGATCTCGGCCCCGGCGACCGCGCCACCGCCATCCTTTCCATCTTCACCACCTCGGGTGCCGAAGAGAAGATCCTGCTCATGGACGGACTCGATTTCGAGGTCAAGATCGGAGCAGGCGGAGCGCTCCCCGCCGGCGAGTCCTTCAAACCGGCTGACGGTTCCCATATCGTGACCGCCTACGGTCTCGCCAACAGCCCCGGCCTGGGGAGTGTCTTGCGCATGCCTTACCACCGCACCGACTACTACTTGTCCCGCCCGGCATCGGCGCCTCCAACCTGCAACCCCGGCACAGGCATCCTTTATAAGGCGGTCGTCGACCAGGCCACCGGCCGTTTCGCGACGCCGTACCCTCTGTTAAACTGCGTGGCCGACCTGCAGGTCGAATTTGAATATGACGCTAAGGACGACGGAGATATAAGCTACCTTTCCGGCTCCACGCTCAACTCATACGACGCCGCCGACATCAGGGACCATGTCAAAGTTGTGCGGGTTTACCTCCTGGTGCAGGAAGGGCGGCGGGACGACTCGTTCAAATATTCCGGGGATTCGATACAGGTAGGCGACCGTGCCAGGCCCACCACCTCCGGCAGGACCCTGAGCGCAACCGAAATGGCGACCTTATTCACCAATGACTGGAGAAAATACCGTTGGAAGCTCTACACCATAGTGACGCGCCCGAAGAACCTGGTTCAGTAA
- a CDS encoding pilus assembly FimT family protein encodes MKRRISADKGFTLLELLIVLAMLTVLLSLATLQFNRYSRKSSIEAQVKTLHADLLAARSQALFEKRARAVSLTPTGFAAYSSGSATGNPLQRKTLRHRLSLKSDPFVVVFNAAGVSDSADSDAVCTEPAGNEAAADTLVITPTRIETGKRNASAACSSENITIR; translated from the coding sequence TTGAAACGCAGAATATCCGCAGACAAGGGGTTCACCCTCTTGGAACTCCTGATCGTGCTGGCGATGCTGACAGTGCTCCTGAGCCTGGCGACGCTCCAGTTCAACCGCTACTCCAGGAAAAGTTCCATTGAGGCGCAGGTGAAGACCCTGCACGCCGATCTTCTAGCGGCGCGCAGCCAGGCTCTTTTCGAGAAGCGGGCCCGGGCTGTGTCGCTCACCCCCACCGGCTTCGCGGCGTACTCTTCGGGGAGCGCCACCGGCAACCCGCTCCAGAGAAAGACACTACGGCACAGGCTCTCGCTCAAGTCGGATCCTTTCGTGGTCGTGTTCAATGCGGCCGGCGTCAGCGACAGCGCGGACAGCGACGCCGTTTGCACCGAACCAGCCGGCAACGAGGCTGCGGCCGACACCTTGGTCATCACGCCAACGCGCATAGAAACGGGGAAAAGGAATGCTTCAGCAGCATGCAGTTCGGAAAACATCACCATCCGGTAG
- a CDS encoding Ig-like domain-containing protein, with translation MKTLFATLVTCLIFGCLAASAFAAPQILGSSLSPASGATNVDPAVVDTIWAEFDDARMDKDSFSGRISVDNGAKYSVSLVNDSKGDWVKISLKNNLQYSTTYTVSIDYRVQNKSGTKMGSNYSWSFTTKAKPSTDTTAPVVTATFPASSATDVPIASDISITFSEVMDPLSITTFSISVNNGTVSGTVSLDDTQKIATFHPTSSLNPDTPYTVTVSSTVGDAAGNRLPGDYTFTFRTLKVDSIAPRVVSVTPVSGATGVATGASISATFSEAVSAGTISSSSFSVSGVSGTVSYNPSTWVATFTPSAPLAAGSTYTVTISTAVQDLSGNSLAGAKVWTFTTAGATPPPSLNDYCQVPPYVSNDGTGVKPNLLLIVDNSGSMYEFAYKAPGTGTSSYDTSYDPAFPYFGYFDSARMYKYSGSYFEPDTAAAVNKSSFWSGNFLNWLTMRRVDIIRKVLVGGKALSRSTNTTNYLIAAEDPDRDFYKSYNNVRYTVRAGTSTEVIRDTTNNRSYDVKVYVGQNPPQDGLITGYRDKINFGLMFFNDGYRYESGVTAVKDGGHVAVDLGTTGTNLVTQIENTDPSTWTPLAETLFEASRYFEAADSAYNGGTYSGRDPIQYPCQKNFVMILTDGESTQDENLPGASTNLAGKVTDPSLDVKSWMDSIASQERYPSQYAASANTQSGSYYLEAVAYWAHNTDLRSSTLGKNALPGKQNITVYTVFAFDDSAIGREILQKTAKYGGYDDYDSTGRPDKTRKWDKNGDGIPDTYFEAQTGSVLAESLQNAFNDILARVSSGTAASILSNSEGSGANVLQALFYPKRFFGAQTSVDWIGELHNMWYYVDPFISNSTMREDSDYVEATPSPAHYLNLGRDNVVGFRYNASLDRTTARRFSDAQGDGRPDVDSNGDGVADSYTFLDEVDADSVKSIWRAGKLLWERSAPRTIYTQTVGTLTSFTGLDTSLASTRSLLQAANQTEADKIISYIAGTDQGGYRNRTVNIGGTPGVWRLGDIVASTPKLQSTMKLNAYNTPVPGGYGDTSYGDDRHKTGFIYSSAYANRGMVYVGANDGMLHAFKLGKLDVSSSGDRRASLSGTGLGEEQWAFIPKNALPYLTYYADPAYKHLYYVDGSTIINDVSMGKPAGCSSDYWNCAKATDGSNWRTVLVGSMGLGGASKMKGAGCKGTDCVETPALDPLDVTKGVGYSSYFALDVTQPESPSLMWEFGHQNLGFSTAGAALVKISARKADNVTPDKSKNGKWFAVLASGPTGPIDTSSHQFKGTSTQNLTIYVLNLEDGTVAAVLDTLVDGSKIANAFAGTITSGVSDTDRWNTASPGHYQDDAIYIGYTQLLGTTWTGGGVLRVVTGEDPNPRNWKLSKVIDGTGPVTTSVIRLQDRKNHNLWLYFGSGRYYYNQDDNDGQRRLYGVKDPCYTSADRLDASCSSGTSLSQLTNQSSTISNSISNQGWYINLAGEQTAASLGAERVVTDPVALTNGVVYYTTYAPTSDPCGFGGTTALWAAKFDTGGNPPAAALQGKVLVQLSTGSFEELDLEKRPPHTDPREVFDSLVGKASADSPPIFTKSNLKPVKRIMHIKEH, from the coding sequence ATGAAGACGCTGTTCGCCACCTTAGTCACCTGCCTCATTTTCGGATGCCTGGCGGCGTCGGCGTTTGCCGCACCCCAGATCCTCGGCAGTTCCCTTTCCCCGGCAAGCGGTGCCACCAATGTTGACCCAGCTGTGGTCGACACCATATGGGCTGAGTTCGATGATGCCCGAATGGACAAGGACAGCTTCTCCGGCAGGATCAGCGTCGACAACGGCGCCAAGTATTCGGTGAGCCTGGTTAACGACTCAAAGGGGGACTGGGTCAAGATCAGCCTGAAGAACAACCTCCAGTACAGTACCACCTACACGGTCAGCATCGATTACAGGGTGCAGAACAAAAGCGGCACTAAGATGGGTTCCAATTACAGCTGGAGTTTCACCACCAAGGCGAAACCTTCCACGGACACCACTGCTCCTGTGGTTACGGCAACCTTCCCAGCCAGTTCCGCCACCGACGTTCCTATTGCCTCCGACATCAGCATCACCTTCAGCGAGGTGATGGACCCTCTCAGCATCACCACCTTCAGCATCAGCGTCAATAACGGCACTGTCAGCGGCACGGTTTCCCTCGACGACACCCAAAAGATCGCCACCTTCCATCCCACCTCCAGCCTCAATCCCGACACACCCTACACCGTCACCGTCAGCAGCACAGTCGGTGATGCAGCGGGGAACAGGTTGCCTGGAGATTACACCTTTACCTTCCGCACCCTCAAGGTAGACAGCATCGCTCCGAGGGTGGTTTCCGTCACCCCTGTCTCCGGCGCCACCGGTGTCGCAACCGGCGCGTCCATAAGCGCCACCTTCAGCGAGGCCGTCAGCGCCGGCACCATATCGTCCAGCAGCTTCAGCGTAAGCGGTGTGAGCGGCACGGTGAGCTATAACCCCTCCACCTGGGTCGCCACCTTCACACCTTCCGCGCCGCTTGCAGCAGGTTCCACCTATACGGTGACCATTTCCACTGCGGTGCAGGACCTCTCCGGCAACTCCCTCGCCGGCGCGAAGGTCTGGACCTTTACTACTGCCGGGGCGACCCCGCCACCTTCTCTCAACGACTACTGCCAGGTTCCCCCCTACGTGAGCAACGACGGAACAGGGGTCAAGCCGAACCTGCTCCTCATCGTCGACAACTCGGGGAGCATGTACGAATTCGCCTACAAGGCGCCCGGTACCGGTACCAGCTCATACGACACCAGTTACGATCCGGCCTTTCCCTACTTCGGCTACTTCGACAGCGCCAGGATGTATAAGTACAGCGGCTCCTACTTCGAGCCCGATACTGCCGCCGCCGTCAACAAGAGCTCCTTTTGGTCGGGCAACTTCCTGAACTGGCTCACCATGCGCCGCGTCGACATCATTCGCAAGGTGCTCGTGGGAGGAAAGGCGCTGTCGCGTTCCACCAACACGACCAACTACCTCATCGCGGCGGAGGACCCGGACCGCGACTTTTACAAGAGCTACAACAACGTTCGCTACACCGTCCGTGCCGGTACTTCGACCGAGGTGATCAGGGACACCACCAACAACAGAAGCTATGACGTCAAGGTCTACGTCGGCCAGAATCCGCCGCAGGACGGCCTGATCACGGGCTACCGGGACAAGATAAATTTCGGCCTCATGTTCTTTAACGACGGCTACCGCTACGAAAGCGGCGTTACCGCGGTGAAGGACGGCGGTCACGTTGCTGTCGATCTGGGGACAACCGGCACCAACCTGGTCACGCAGATAGAGAATACCGATCCCTCCACCTGGACCCCGCTCGCGGAAACGCTCTTCGAGGCCAGCCGCTACTTCGAAGCTGCCGACAGCGCCTACAACGGCGGGACCTACTCGGGGAGGGATCCGATCCAGTACCCCTGCCAGAAGAACTTCGTGATGATCCTGACGGACGGGGAGTCGACCCAGGACGAGAACCTTCCGGGCGCCTCCACCAACCTGGCCGGCAAGGTGACAGACCCAAGCCTCGACGTGAAGAGTTGGATGGACAGCATCGCCAGCCAGGAAAGGTATCCCAGCCAGTACGCGGCGAGCGCCAACACCCAGTCGGGGAGCTACTACCTGGAAGCGGTAGCCTACTGGGCTCATAACACCGATCTGCGCTCCTCCACCCTGGGGAAGAATGCCCTTCCCGGCAAGCAGAACATCACGGTCTACACGGTCTTCGCCTTCGACGATTCCGCCATCGGCCGGGAAATACTTCAGAAGACGGCCAAGTACGGAGGGTACGACGACTACGACTCCACCGGCAGGCCGGACAAAACCCGCAAGTGGGACAAAAACGGCGACGGCATACCGGACACCTACTTCGAGGCCCAGACCGGCTCCGTCCTCGCCGAATCCTTGCAAAACGCCTTCAACGACATCCTGGCCCGGGTCTCCTCCGGCACAGCCGCCTCCATCCTCAGCAACAGCGAGGGGAGCGGCGCCAACGTGCTGCAGGCCCTCTTTTACCCGAAACGCTTCTTCGGCGCCCAGACCTCTGTGGATTGGATCGGGGAGCTGCATAACATGTGGTACTACGTCGATCCCTTCATCAGCAACAGCACCATGCGGGAGGACAGCGACTACGTCGAGGCGACGCCCTCGCCGGCGCACTACCTGAACCTCGGCCGGGATAACGTGGTCGGGTTTCGCTACAACGCCTCGCTCGACCGGACCACGGCGCGGCGCTTCAGCGATGCCCAGGGGGACGGCAGGCCCGACGTCGACAGCAACGGGGACGGTGTCGCCGACAGCTACACCTTCCTCGATGAGGTGGATGCCGACTCGGTGAAGAGCATCTGGCGCGCCGGAAAACTTCTCTGGGAGAGGAGCGCGCCGCGCACCATCTACACCCAGACTGTCGGCACCCTCACCAGCTTCACCGGCCTGGACACCTCGCTCGCCTCCACCCGCAGCCTGCTCCAGGCGGCCAATCAGACTGAGGCGGACAAAATCATCTCCTATATTGCGGGGACCGACCAGGGGGGGTACCGAAACCGCACCGTGAACATAGGCGGAACCCCAGGGGTCTGGCGCTTGGGGGACATCGTTGCCTCGACGCCAAAGCTGCAGTCCACGATGAAGCTAAATGCCTATAACACCCCTGTCCCTGGAGGATACGGCGACACCTCCTACGGCGATGACCGGCACAAAACAGGCTTCATCTACAGTTCCGCCTATGCCAATCGTGGCATGGTGTACGTCGGGGCCAACGACGGAATGTTGCACGCCTTCAAGCTTGGGAAACTCGATGTCAGCAGTTCCGGGGACCGTCGGGCCTCTCTCTCCGGCACCGGTTTGGGGGAGGAGCAGTGGGCCTTCATCCCCAAAAACGCGCTTCCCTATCTAACCTACTACGCGGACCCGGCATACAAACACCTTTACTACGTGGACGGGTCAACCATCATCAACGACGTGAGCATGGGTAAGCCTGCCGGCTGCAGCAGCGACTACTGGAACTGTGCCAAGGCCACGGACGGAAGCAACTGGCGCACCGTCTTGGTGGGGAGCATGGGGCTTGGCGGGGCATCCAAGATGAAAGGTGCGGGGTGCAAGGGTACCGACTGCGTCGAGACCCCGGCCCTCGACCCGCTCGATGTCACCAAAGGTGTCGGGTACTCCTCCTACTTCGCCCTCGACGTCACGCAGCCCGAGTCGCCGTCGCTTATGTGGGAGTTCGGGCACCAGAACCTCGGCTTCTCCACCGCAGGGGCGGCACTCGTGAAGATCAGCGCCCGCAAGGCGGACAACGTCACCCCCGACAAGTCCAAGAACGGGAAGTGGTTCGCCGTGCTCGCCTCGGGCCCTACCGGTCCCATTGACACCTCCAGCCACCAGTTCAAGGGGACCTCGACCCAAAACCTCACCATCTACGTGCTGAACCTTGAGGACGGCACGGTTGCCGCGGTGCTCGACACCCTGGTCGATGGCAGCAAGATAGCAAACGCCTTCGCCGGCACCATCACGAGCGGCGTCTCCGACACGGACCGGTGGAACACCGCCTCGCCTGGGCACTACCAGGACGACGCCATTTACATCGGCTACACGCAGCTCTTAGGCACCACCTGGACCGGGGGCGGGGTGCTGCGGGTTGTTACCGGCGAGGACCCGAATCCCCGGAACTGGAAGCTCAGCAAGGTGATCGACGGGACCGGGCCTGTTACCACCAGCGTGATCCGGCTCCAGGACCGCAAGAACCACAACCTCTGGCTCTACTTCGGCTCCGGGCGCTACTACTACAACCAGGACGACAACGACGGACAGCGCCGGCTCTACGGCGTGAAGGATCCGTGCTACACCTCAGCGGACCGCCTCGATGCCTCCTGCAGTTCAGGAACTTCACTGTCGCAGCTGACCAACCAGTCAAGCACCATATCGAACAGCATCAGCAACCAGGGGTGGTACATAAATCTCGCCGGTGAGCAGACTGCCGCCTCGCTCGGCGCCGAGCGTGTCGTCACCGATCCTGTGGCGCTTACCAACGGGGTGGTCTACTACACCACCTACGCACCCACCTCCGACCCCTGCGGGTTCGGGGGGACCACGGCGCTATGGGCGGCGAAGTTCGATACCGGGGGGAATCCCCCGGCCGCGGCACTGCAGGGCAAGGTGCTGGTTCAGCTCTCCACCGGGAGCTTCGAGGAGCTAGACCTGGAAAAACGGCCGCCGCACACGGACCCGCGCGAGGTGTTCGATTCCCTGGTCGGGAAAGCGTCGGCGGATTCACCCCCCATCTTCACCAAAAGCAACCTGAAGCCGGTGAAGCGGATCATGCACATCAAGGAACACTAG
- a CDS encoding cation transporter: MRSSGYKRASYLALFTIFYNVLEGLVSMWIGAADETLALFGFGADSFIEVISAVGVWHMLQRIRANGGESRDEFEQRALKITGVSFYLLTAGLVATAFLNLYQHHKPDTTFWGVVVSLVSVSFMWYLIRQKTAVGIALNSPAIMADAACSRACLYFSLALLVSSAGYELTGVGSLDAIGAMLIGYLSFKEGREAFAKAKGMSCSCGCSCSP; encoded by the coding sequence ATGAGATCATCCGGCTACAAGCGCGCGAGCTATCTCGCCCTGTTCACTATTTTCTACAACGTCCTAGAAGGTCTCGTATCCATGTGGATAGGGGCAGCCGACGAGACGCTGGCGCTCTTCGGCTTCGGGGCCGACTCGTTCATAGAGGTCATCTCCGCGGTGGGCGTCTGGCACATGCTGCAGCGGATCAGGGCGAATGGTGGGGAGAGCCGCGACGAGTTCGAGCAGCGCGCCCTGAAGATCACCGGCGTCTCCTTCTACCTGCTGACGGCAGGGCTCGTGGCGACCGCTTTCCTCAACCTCTACCAGCACCATAAGCCGGACACCACCTTTTGGGGCGTCGTCGTCTCCCTGGTCTCCGTCTCTTTCATGTGGTACCTCATCCGGCAGAAGACCGCCGTGGGGATAGCGCTCAATTCGCCTGCGATTATGGCCGACGCCGCTTGTTCCCGCGCCTGCCTGTACTTCTCCCTGGCTTTGTTGGTCTCCAGTGCAGGATACGAACTGACCGGTGTCGGAAGCCTGGATGCCATTGGAGCCATGCTCATCGGGTACCTGAGTTTCAAGGAAGGAAGGGAGGCTTTTGCCAAAGCCAAGGGGATGTCATGTTCCTGCGGTTGCAGTTGCAGCCCATAG
- a CDS encoding arsenate reductase ArsC — translation MQQKVRVLFVCIHNSARSQMGEAFLKQAGGERFEVRSAGIESGRLNPLVVQAMKEVDIDISGNKTKQVSDFIDSGELFDYVITVCDETSAERCPLFPGQALRLHWGFPDPSVLQGTDEEKLSAIRSIRDAIKEKVKTWSVTV, via the coding sequence ATGCAACAAAAAGTAAGGGTCTTGTTCGTTTGCATACATAACAGTGCCAGAAGCCAGATGGGCGAGGCGTTTCTGAAGCAAGCCGGCGGAGAACGGTTCGAGGTGCGAAGCGCCGGTATCGAATCGGGCAGGCTGAACCCTCTCGTGGTCCAGGCCATGAAGGAGGTCGACATCGACATCTCAGGCAACAAGACCAAGCAGGTTTCCGATTTCATCGACAGCGGTGAGCTTTTCGATTACGTCATCACCGTTTGCGACGAAACCAGTGCCGAGCGCTGCCCGCTTTTCCCGGGGCAGGCGCTGAGGCTTCATTGGGGCTTCCCGGATCCCTCTGTGCTGCAGGGGACAGATGAGGAAAAACTGTCCGCGATCCGCAGCATAAGGGACGCCATCAAAGAAAAGGTTAAAACCTGGAGTGTCACGGTATGA